A DNA window from Augochlora pura isolate Apur16 chromosome 9, APUR_v2.2.1, whole genome shotgun sequence contains the following coding sequences:
- the LOC144475063 gene encoding monocarboxylate transporter 12-like isoform X1, producing MPNVKDIKKKAPDGGWGWFVCLGTSLITLSLRSLDPSFGLLFHEPLKKLNIDSTGASLIMSILDAIVNFSGLFIGPLLKTFSYRKVAFFGSVLSCTGLILTSFANSMIHIICTYSILSGLGTGLALASSFVALNTFFDKKRGQAVGFSMAGTTLAMMLVPQLIHVLLDSYGFQGAMLIIGACALHSAVGACLLRPLDDSDQSIRILKKPTESDTLLNKNGERIMEEIETDSDPSKDNSLIKEETKVDQKDESYFSKIKETLDLDLLKNGVYLNVIIGLSLYYVAESNFKLMTPFFLTSIGMSNVEVATCLSITAFTDILARILLPTIFDRLGFKKRSVFWVFCLFVGVGRSLMAIQSKGLWLIVTFVVIGFLRGATLVNLNLSVSECCSLKKLPSAFGMFMVAKGIFVIIMSPIIGYIRDVSESYAICIHVMTFMIFITFTAWSLEYIYDAFRRRRSFKARVNIAKTEAI from the exons ATGCCGAACGTTAAAGACATTAAGAAGAAAGCACCTGACGGTGGATGGGGATGGTTTGTGTGCCTTGGTACCAGCCTAATAacg cTTTCTTTAAGATCATTGGATCCTTCGTTTGGTCTCCTTTTTCATGAAcctttgaagaaattaaatatcgactCGACAGGTGCGTCATTAATAATGAGCATCTTGGACGccattgttaatttttcag GTCTTTTCATAGGACCGCTGTTGAAGACATTTTCTTACAGAAAAGTTGCTTTTTTTGGATCTGTTCTAAGTTGCACTGGACTGATTCTTACATCGTTCGCTAACAGCATGATCCATATTATTTGtacttacagtattttatcAG GTCTAGGAACCGGTCTTGCGCTAGCTTCATCTTTCGTCGCATTAAACAcgtttttcgataaaaaaCGGGGACAAGCAGTAGGGTTTTCCATGGCGGGAACAACATTAGCCATGATGCTGGTGCCGCAG TTAATACATGTTCTTCTGGATTCTTATGGATTCCAAGGAGCCATGTTGATCATCGGGGCGTGTGCCTTGCATTCCGCAGTTGGTGCATGTCTATTACGACCGCTCGACGATTCGGACCAGAGTATTCgg ATCCTTAAGAAACCAACCGAAAGtgatacattattaaataaaaatggagaaagaaTAATGGAAGAAATAGAGACTGACAGTGATCCATCGAAGGATAACAGCCTGATAAAGGAAGAAACGAAAGTCGACCAAAAGGATGAGTCATATTtcagcaaaataaaagaaaccttGGATCTGGATCTCCTTAAAAATGGCGTCTACCTAAACGTCATTATCGGGCTGAGTCTGTATTACGTGGCTGAATCGAATTTCAAACTGATGACTCCGTTCTTCTTAACTAGTATAG GAATGTCAAACGTGGAAGTCGCCACTTGCTTGTCAATAACTGCATTCACCGACATTCTTGCCCGAATCCTTTTGCCGACCATCTTCGACAGATTAGGATTCAAGAAGAGGTCCGTGTTTTGGGTGTTCTGTCTCTTTGTTGGCGTTGGACGGTCTC TCATGGCAATTCAATCCAAAGGATTGTGGTTGATAGTGACCTTCGTAGTGATTGGATTCTTACGTGGTGCTACTTTGGTCAATCTAAACCTAAGCGTTTCCGAATGCTGTTCTTTGAAGAAGTTGCCGAGCGCTTTTGGAATGTTCATGGTGGCTAAAGGCATATTCGTCATAATCATGAGTCCGATAATTG GATACATCAGAGATGTCAGCGAAAGCTATGCGATATGTATACATGTCATGACCTTCATGATATTCATTACATTTACTGCGTGGAGTTTGGAATACATTTATGATGCATTTAGGAGGAGGAGATCCTTTAAGGCTCGTGTAAACATTGCGAAAACAGAAGCGATATAA
- the LOC144475062 gene encoding sialin-like, protein MSNKILKGKEMLSCRDVLWYLVFCGFAINYMLRINLNLTIVAMVIPHSNTATAQCELDTTNTTSNKAILYNDTLTSANVTYDDRYSWDAYEQGLVLGAYYWLHWLTQLPGGLLARRYGTKLVYGLGNFLTALLGFLIPFMTKYHLNALIFLRVLQGVIAGVVWPSMHDMTAKWIPPNERSRFVSSYLGSSVGAAITYPLCAAVSNTFGWGAAFYVTSLLGVIWYCFWMFFAYDSPQQHPRISEEEKKHILDNLGTSIEDKQTAIPWMSILTSGPVWVTIAAHWSSGWGLLTLMTQAPTYFNFIHGWNINATGLLSGAPHIFRMIFSYYFSIMSDWLTRTKRMSLTNVRKLATFIVTGVQGLFILLLGYSGCHPTFAVIFMMAGTTVNGAVSASTLANFVDLSPNYASVLLGFAGMIVIWCGFLSPAVVGVLTYGNQNVSQWRIVFLIAAANSIVGCVIYLIFGTSKEQSWNSYENPVNEEGQEMQKLTSAEKDKMKKGGSSRT, encoded by the exons ATGAGCAATA AGATTctgaaaggaaaagaaatgcTGTCATGTCGGGACGTGTTATGGTATCTCGTCTTCTGCGGCTTCGCAATCAACTACATGTTGAGGATCAATTTGAACCTAACGATCGTGGCGATGGTGATACCTCATTCTAATACTGCAACTGCTCAGTGCGAATTAGACACCACAAATACGACTTCGAATAAAGCGATTCTATACAACGATACGCTTACGTCGGCCAACGTCACG TATGATGATCGCTACTCTTGGGACGCGTACGAGCAAGGACTGGTGCTGGGGGCTTATTATTGGCTGCATTGGTTAACGCAGCTCCCTGGCGGACTTTTGGCGAGACGTTACGGAACGAAACTTGTTTACGGCTTAGGAAATTTCCTAACGGCGCTCCTCGGTTTTCTAATTCCGTTTATGACAAAGTATCATCTGAACGCGCTCATTTTTCTAAGAGTTCTCCAGGGTGTAATTGCA GGCGTCGTATGGCCTTCGATGCACGATATGACGGCTAAATGGATCCCTCCGAACGAGAGAAGTAGATTCGTCAGCTCTTATTTAG GCAGTTCCGTAGGTGCTGCCATAACATATCCATTGTGCGCAGCCGTTAGCAACACTTTTGGTTGGGGTGCAGCCTTTTATGTTACGTCTCTACTTGGCGTGatttg GTATTGTTTCTGGATGTTCTTCGCGTACGACTCTCCTCAGCAACATCCTCGAATAtcagaagaagagaagaaacatATATTGGATAATCTGGGCACGTCTATAGAAGACAAACAAACTGCGATACCATGGATGTCAATCTTGACATCGGGACCGGTTTGGGTTACCATTGCTGCTCACTGGAGTAGCGGTTGGGGTTTGCTTACACTTATGACTCAAGCACcaacttattttaattttattcatggATGGAACATTAATGCG ACTGGACTTCTTTCTGGAGCACCGCACATATTCAGAatgattttttcttattatttctccATAATGAGTGATTGGTTAACACGCACTAAGAGAATGAGCTTGACGAACGTTCGAAAATTGGCAACGTTCATCGTCACTGGCGTGCAGGGTCTCTTTATTCTGCTTTTGGGGTACAGCGGGTGTCATCCTACCTTCGCAGTGATCTTTATGATGGCGGGAACTACGGTTAATGGGGCAGTATCAGCCTCCACTTTAGCGAACTTTGTTGATCTCAGTCCAAATTACGCTAGTGTTCTCCTTGGTTTTGCTGGAATGATTGTAATATGGTGTGGCTTTCTTTCGCCAGCAGTGGTCGGGGTTTTAACGTACGGAAAT CAAAATGTATCGCAGTGGCGCATTGTCTTCCTGATCGCAGCTGCGAATTCCATCGTAGGgtgtgttatatatttaatattcggaaCCTCGAAGGAACAATCATGGAACAGTTATGAAAATCCAGTTAACGAAGAAGGTCAAGAAATGCAGAAATTGACAAGCGctgaaaaagataaaatgaaaaaaggtGGATCTTCACGAACTTGA
- the LOC144475063 gene encoding monocarboxylate transporter 12-like isoform X2: MGMVCVPWYQPNNGLFIGPLLKTFSYRKVAFFGSVLSCTGLILTSFANSMIHIICTYSILSGLGTGLALASSFVALNTFFDKKRGQAVGFSMAGTTLAMMLVPQLIHVLLDSYGFQGAMLIIGACALHSAVGACLLRPLDDSDQSIRILKKPTESDTLLNKNGERIMEEIETDSDPSKDNSLIKEETKVDQKDESYFSKIKETLDLDLLKNGVYLNVIIGLSLYYVAESNFKLMTPFFLTSIGMSNVEVATCLSITAFTDILARILLPTIFDRLGFKKRSVFWVFCLFVGVGRSLMAIQSKGLWLIVTFVVIGFLRGATLVNLNLSVSECCSLKKLPSAFGMFMVAKGIFVIIMSPIIGYIRDVSESYAICIHVMTFMIFITFTAWSLEYIYDAFRRRRSFKARVNIAKTEAI, encoded by the exons ATGGGGATGGTTTGTGTGCCTTGGTACCAGCCTAATAacg GTCTTTTCATAGGACCGCTGTTGAAGACATTTTCTTACAGAAAAGTTGCTTTTTTTGGATCTGTTCTAAGTTGCACTGGACTGATTCTTACATCGTTCGCTAACAGCATGATCCATATTATTTGtacttacagtattttatcAG GTCTAGGAACCGGTCTTGCGCTAGCTTCATCTTTCGTCGCATTAAACAcgtttttcgataaaaaaCGGGGACAAGCAGTAGGGTTTTCCATGGCGGGAACAACATTAGCCATGATGCTGGTGCCGCAG TTAATACATGTTCTTCTGGATTCTTATGGATTCCAAGGAGCCATGTTGATCATCGGGGCGTGTGCCTTGCATTCCGCAGTTGGTGCATGTCTATTACGACCGCTCGACGATTCGGACCAGAGTATTCgg ATCCTTAAGAAACCAACCGAAAGtgatacattattaaataaaaatggagaaagaaTAATGGAAGAAATAGAGACTGACAGTGATCCATCGAAGGATAACAGCCTGATAAAGGAAGAAACGAAAGTCGACCAAAAGGATGAGTCATATTtcagcaaaataaaagaaaccttGGATCTGGATCTCCTTAAAAATGGCGTCTACCTAAACGTCATTATCGGGCTGAGTCTGTATTACGTGGCTGAATCGAATTTCAAACTGATGACTCCGTTCTTCTTAACTAGTATAG GAATGTCAAACGTGGAAGTCGCCACTTGCTTGTCAATAACTGCATTCACCGACATTCTTGCCCGAATCCTTTTGCCGACCATCTTCGACAGATTAGGATTCAAGAAGAGGTCCGTGTTTTGGGTGTTCTGTCTCTTTGTTGGCGTTGGACGGTCTC TCATGGCAATTCAATCCAAAGGATTGTGGTTGATAGTGACCTTCGTAGTGATTGGATTCTTACGTGGTGCTACTTTGGTCAATCTAAACCTAAGCGTTTCCGAATGCTGTTCTTTGAAGAAGTTGCCGAGCGCTTTTGGAATGTTCATGGTGGCTAAAGGCATATTCGTCATAATCATGAGTCCGATAATTG GATACATCAGAGATGTCAGCGAAAGCTATGCGATATGTATACATGTCATGACCTTCATGATATTCATTACATTTACTGCGTGGAGTTTGGAATACATTTATGATGCATTTAGGAGGAGGAGATCCTTTAAGGCTCGTGTAAACATTGCGAAAACAGAAGCGATATAA
- the LOC144475116 gene encoding CYFIP-related Rac1 interactor B, translating into MGKLLSLLARDESTCCTPQKYDVFLDFENAQPSDLERETFEAVQRVLKNSESILEEIQCYKGAGKEIREAISEATEECQRKAYLTVAPLVAKLKKFYEFSLELERVVPKILGQLCSGNLSPTQHLETQQALVKQLAEILEFVLKFDEHKMKTPAIQNDFSYYRRTLTRASLTRQDTAEKNLVVGNELANRMSLFYAHATPMLRVLSHASITFLMDNEDVARENITETLGTMAKVCLRMLENPNLLAQFQREETQLFVLRVMVGLVILYDHVHPQGAFVKGSNVDVKGCVKLLKDQPPCKSEGLLNALRYTTKHLNEDNTPKNIK; encoded by the exons ATGGGCAAGCTTTTAAGTCTTCTGGCTCGAGATGAGTCTACCTGTTGCACGCCTCAAAAGTATGATGTCTTTTTGGACTTTGAAA ACGCACAACCTTCCGATTTAGAACGGGAGACCTTTGAGGCGGTGCAAAGAGttctgaaaaattcagaatcTATCTTGGAGGAGATTCAATGCTACAAAGGAGCTGGCAAAGAAATCAGAGAAGCGATTTCGGAGGCCACGGAAGAGTGTCAACGGAAAGCCTACCTGACCGTGGCACCTCTTGTTGCAaagttgaaaaaattctatgaattttCTTTGGAGCTTG AAAGGGTGGTGCCGAAGATCCTAGGTCAATTATGCTCTGGGAATCTATCTCCTACTCAGCATCTGGAGACTCAACAAGCTCTAGTCAAACAGCTGGCTGAGATATTGGAATTCGTTTTGAAATTTGACGAACACAAGATGAAGACACCTGCGATCCAGAACGATTTCAGTTATTACCGAAGAACATTGACCAGAGCATCCCTGACGAGGCAGGATACCGCTGAAAAGAATCTCGTAGTCGGCAATGAGCTTGCTAACCGAATGTCCTTATTTTACGCCCACGCGACACCCATGCTTCGCGTTTTGAGTCACGCGAGCATTACTTTCTTGATGGAC aacGAAGACGTAGCGCGAGAAAATATCACGGAAACCCTTGGTACTATGGCGAAAGTTTGTCTACGTATGTTAGAAAATCC cAATCTTTTGGCGCAGTTCCAACGAGAAGAAACTCAACTCTTTGTTCTAAGAGTGATGGTTGGATTAGTGATCCTTTATGATCACGTTCACCCTCAAGGTGCCTTTGTTAAGGGTTCAAATGTCGAT GTTAAAGGATGTGTAAAATTACTAAAGGATCAGCCACCTTGTAAGAGCGAAGGTCTATTAAACGCGCTCCGTTACACCACGAAGCATTTGAACGAGGATAACACGccaaagaatataaaa